The region TTTCTCGGCGCCAGTCCGCCCGCCCGCAACTGGACGACACCTCCAAAGCCATCGTCGAGCAGCTGCAGCAGGACGGACGGCGGCCCTACGCCAGCATCGGCAAGGCGGTCGGGTTGTCCGAGGCGGCAGTCCGCCAGCGTGTGCAGAAGCTGATCGAGTCCGGCGCCGTGCAGATCGTGGCGGTGGCCGACCCGCAGCAGATCGGCTTCGCCCGCCAGCTGATGATCGGCATCAACATCGAGGGCGACCTGGAAAGCGCGGCCTCGGCGCTGGCCGAGATTCCCGAGCTGGTGTACGTGGTGCTGACAGCGGGCTCCTTCGACATCCTCGCCGAGGCTGTCGTGGTCGACGACGAGCACTTGCTGGAGCTGATCAACGAGCGGATCCGAAAGCTTGCCGGCGTCCGCCGCACCGAGACATTCATGTACCTGAAACTCAAGAAACAAACCTACAACTGGGGTATCGCATGACAGCCAGCAGCTTTGAACCGAGCACCAACTACGACAGCGAGCGGGCCGAGCGGCTCTCCGACTCTGCCCGTGACCACCTCTGGATGCACTTCACCCGGCTTTCCTCCTACCAGGACTCGCCGGTGCCGATCATCGAGCGGGGCGAGGGCGCCTACGTCTATGACATCCAGGGCAGGCGCTACCTGGACGGGCTGTCCGGCCTGTTCACCGTGCAGGCCGGGCACGGGCGCCGGGAGCTGGCCGAGGCCGCCAGCCGGCAGGCCAGCGAACTGGCCTACTTCCCGATCTGGTCCTACGCCCACCCCAAGGCCATCGAGCTCGCCGAGCGGTTGAGCGCCCACACCCCCGGCGACCTGAACCGGGTGTTCTTCACCACCGGTGGCGGCGAGGCGGTCGAGACGGCCTGGAAGCTGGCCAAGCAGTACTTCAAGCTCACCGGAAAGCCCGAGAAGCACAAGGTGATCTCGCGTTACGTCGCCTACCACGGCACCCCGCAGGGGGCGCTGGCGCTCACCGGCATCCCCGCCGCCAAGACGATGTTCGAGCCGCTGGTGCCAGGCGCGCACAAGGTGGCCAACACCAACTTCTACCGGGCACCGGTCTACGGCGATGACCTGAAGATGTTCGGCCTGTGGGCTGCCAACCAGATCGAGGCCGCCATCCTCATGGAGGGCGCGGAGTCGGTCGCGGCGGTCTTCCTGGAGCCGGTGCAGAACTCCGGCGGCTGCTTCCCGCCGCCGCCGGGCTACATGCAGCGCGTGCGTGAGATCTGCGACCAGTACGACGTGCTGCTGGTGTCCGACGACACGATCTGCTCCTTCGGCCGGCTGGGCACGATGTTCGGCGGCCAGAAGTACGACTACGTCCCCGACATGATCACCTGCGCCAAGGGCATGACCTCGGGCTACTCCCCGATCGGCGCCTGCATCGTCTCCGAACGGCTGGTCGAGCCGTTCCTGCAGGGCGCCACCTTCTTCCCGCACGGCTACACCTTCGGCGGCCACCCGGTGTCCTCGGCGGTCGCGCTGGCCAACCTCGACAT is a window of Jatrophihabitans sp. DNA encoding:
- a CDS encoding Lrp/AsnC family transcriptional regulator, with amino-acid sequence MAVSRRQSARPQLDDTSKAIVEQLQQDGRRPYASIGKAVGLSEAAVRQRVQKLIESGAVQIVAVADPQQIGFARQLMIGINIEGDLESAASALAEIPELVYVVLTAGSFDILAEAVVVDDEHLLELINERIRKLAGVRRTETFMYLKLKKQTYNWGIA
- a CDS encoding aspartate aminotransferase family protein, which produces MTASSFEPSTNYDSERAERLSDSARDHLWMHFTRLSSYQDSPVPIIERGEGAYVYDIQGRRYLDGLSGLFTVQAGHGRRELAEAASRQASELAYFPIWSYAHPKAIELAERLSAHTPGDLNRVFFTTGGGEAVETAWKLAKQYFKLTGKPEKHKVISRYVAYHGTPQGALALTGIPAAKTMFEPLVPGAHKVANTNFYRAPVYGDDLKMFGLWAANQIEAAILMEGAESVAAVFLEPVQNSGGCFPPPPGYMQRVREICDQYDVLLVSDDTICSFGRLGTMFGGQKYDYVPDMITCAKGMTSGYSPIGACIVSERLVEPFLQGATFFPHGYTFGGHPVSSAVALANLDIFEREGLNQRVLDNENAFRSTLEKLTDLPIVGDVRGDGYFYGIELVKDKATKETFNDDEAERLLRGFLSKALFEAGLYCRADDRGDPVIQLAPPLICGQAEFDEIEQILRAVLTEGANQI